The Arachis duranensis cultivar V14167 chromosome 9, aradu.V14167.gnm2.J7QH, whole genome shotgun sequence genomic sequence TCCAGTGATAAACATCGAAGATAGCTTTTCCTAAAATAGAAGATCTTACACTAGTTAATGATATATTACACGAATTTTGACTTCTGACTATTAGTGCCGATACCATGTGCTGCATTTGCATCTAACGGAATAGATCctcttaatttaattaaaaaaaaactaacaaattaattaattttcaactaACTTTCTTGAAATTctccttttattttaaatttcaaacccAAAATTTATACTTTAGGAAACAAATcttaaacaacaaaaaaataaagacataattttacagtaaaaaataactaatattaactaattaaaaattaattcctcaattattctttaaaaatgCCAATTAATTGAGGAAGAGTAAGTAGTGACCTTTATTATTTCTCTCCCATTTACTCGAAACTACTAACaacaacccaaaaaaaaaagaaaaaaagaaaagaagaaaacaaagccCGGCACGTGATGATATTTGCTGTTGCTTTTTGTTCACATTTTAAGGTGAAACACATCCATGTCGTGTGCTTTCAAATAGTCTTGCCACAAGTACAAATTTTAGTTTCATATCTATCACATAGTAAATCATATATCAATACGTGAAATTGATACATGAGTGCAACAATAAATTATATGAATTACCTTTTTCATTTGTCTTTTAATAATCTGAATTTTATCAACTACTTTACATCCACAAAATTGAATTGCCTTGTCACTTTTCTAGATAAACTTACCATCGATACACCTAGTTTGCTTCTTAGTAGTTGTGTGTATAGATTCATCCATTACATTCTACTCTACAACCTTCATTCTGTGACCTGTCCAGTTTCCACAAGCCCAAACATTTTCTTTTGCAAAATGGAATTTTCAAGCATACATTGACACAATCTACTAGTAACAACTTAAGGACATACCTAACATCATATCAAGTTGGTCAATCACTAGAGGGGCAAGAAATCACCTCTAACGAACTCAGGACACTAAGATCTAACTACTGAACTATATCGCAAACTATAAAAAAGATAAGGGTTTGGAAGAAGAGGGAGGGAAAGGGGGAATATTTTTGGACATCCATATAGAACCGTCTTACGGTCGAGGTGAATCATGTGTAAAACCCCATAGCTGCACATATTAGAAAGATAGTGAATAAATCATAAATGGTCAATTATCATACAGCTTTATGCAAAGAAAATGTATAACAAACCATTTGGTAGTTATGAAAAACAGAATGTTGTTTTAAATTGAAACTTGACAAGATCTTGTATTCTTTTAACAATTGACTTTACAAAATCTTAAAGACCAGgaaacacaaataaaagctgGAAATGAGAACACAAACTAAGTTGCGAAAAATCCATCTAAGtggggaaaaaaattaaaaccaaatctGCATTCAAACTAAGTTTAAATTATGGTGATGTTTCATGATGACCCATCTAGGTGGAGAAAACAATTAATAATGCCTACTTCTAAGTCCAAACTTGAGTATTAGGATTTTGTTGTAAGCAACATATCAAGCTCAGTGGAAAGGATATTACCTCAACATCTTTTAACTCAAACTCTGGATTATGAGCAAGACATTTGTTCCCGAATGTATCACAAGTTCCACTAGTTCCAGTTAACCTTTTAAACCAgaaggatgcaatcaagagatTTCACTAGGAGTACTTAAACAGTTCAAATATaacaaaatgcaataaaagaaACTAGGCAGCATGGTTGTAATACTTACAAATCTTCATGTAAGCATAAGGCATAATTACCCCCACCACCAAGTGCAAGCAAATCATTCAAACACATGTAGTAGTACCGATTGGCACCTGTACAAAAAGATATTTAATCAGAACCTTCCAGCTTCGGAGAAACtcaaaaggaagaaagaaaaagttagGTTAGCAACTCatgcttaaaataaaaaaaaatcttgtgCCCTGAATAAAGAGAGAAACAGAGTATATTAGTAATAATTCCCAACAGCAGCAATTTCACCTAACAATTAACAAAACTCATCAATTGCAAAGTCTCAAACAATAGAACATCCAACATTTTACTGGTTGCCAGTGAGTAGTGGCCATGACCAATCGATATTATTTCCTAGCCTATGATTTGCCTTTACAATATGATAAGATTGTTGCCTTGTGAGTTAGAGGTCAACGCATCATGGTCAAGGTCCCAGTACCtgaccaaaatttttataaattatggtTGGGACAATATGCTCAGACACCTCCCAATTTCAATGAGCCCTCCCATTAGAAAGAAGGAACCACTGTAAATCATTTCGAGGGTTTACACTTTACAGTGATTGGAATCCTAGAATCAACATTTCCACATGGGGGGCTAAGGTTGCATACATCTATCCACCCAATAACTTGCATTTCACTAGACTGTCTTTTAAGTTTTCTTTCTAGAAACAAgccttattattattgaaaaagaattgaccACTGTAATGCATAGAATACCAATGAGGAGATCAGATTTGTAAGCATTTACAAAATGAGAACCCTTACCAGTTGGCCGAAACAACCTTGGCTCACCATATATAGTAGTAAAGACAAAAGTTTGATTTGTTCCCTGTCATGAGAGTAGGGAAATTAAACCATACCTCAAGTTGTAGAACTTGATTCGTAAAGAAGCATTATCTGCATTTAAAAAGAATAACGAACATACTTGATATTTTCGCTTTGCTGTAGGTTTCAAAGGACAGTCTAGCAGCCCACCAAAGACAGCACCTTGCCGATCTCCAACAATCTAACAACTCAggaaaaacaataatcaataaatTCATTTGTCaatttgagaaaaaaagaaCTTATAAATTGATCCACAACCATCAAATCATATCTATACTACTACTGGAATGTAGATTTATCTCTAAATGGACTGCATACCAGCAAACCAGGACCAGAGAGTTCAGCACTCTTGCGAATAAGTGTGCGAAGTGATGTTCCATGTTTCAAAGTACTGCCCTTAATTCAAAGAACAAATACTGAATCAGTATTTCAATCAATCACTGGCACAATACTACTCAATGCACAAGGCAATTAGGTATGCATGATTCAAAAAATTCATACAAATCATAAGAAATAAAAGTCGAGTCCTCAGTAAGTTTGAGTGGATGCTCTTTTGATGCTATTGGTGTTTGCTGCTCCTTTGCTTCTGCAAAATCTTCAGAACTGCTACTGCTCCTTCTAGAGGTAGGATCTTCATCAGTTTCATCTTTCACTAGATCTGGGGTATTAAGTGCATTACAATCAGCATATTCATCCATTGGAATATCCTGATATCTAAAATTTTCTTGATCATATCTAGCAGAAATTGATTGAACGTGTTTAAGATCATCTTGGTGCTTGCTTGTCGTGGATCCACCAAAGCGAAATGAAGGGATAACATGAGAAAAATATGATGACCAAGATTTATCCTCTTTATCATATGTGCTAGcctatacaaataaaaatccaCTTGTGAGAAGGCAAACAAAAAAGGGAGGGGAAAAAACAGAGTTAAGGTGATCTTTTTCCACTTGTAAGATGCAGAATTAATTAGCACAAGGTTCATATCATGCAAGGACCACATACAGAATTCTTTCAAACTTAGATTTTTATCATTAATGAGATGCAATTCCTTTTTAAGTcctgtaaaaaaaaatagaaaaaggtcTAATATGCATAAGTCATCAATTGATAAGCTGAGTATAGTTGTTCCACAGTTCATATTTCCTATGGTAGTAACGCACTAATACATTCATCAATTGATAAGCTGAGAATAGTTGTTCCACAGTTCACATGGTAGTAACGCACTAATACATCACAAATGATAAagcattcaaaataaaattaatcataacaacaacaacaacaaaaaagaagCAGCTATAGTAGGTGAACTCAACCGAAGACTGTAGGGGTTAAAATACATAACAAACTTGTACTTCTACTATCATTGTATAACTACTCCAAAACGGATCCCATACTTGATACCAGTACCAAGTATGTTCCTGAAAAACCAATACTTGCTGGGTACATAATGGTAACATACTCAACAAATTTtgcaaatttaatatttttggtaCATCTTAATTCTAATAGTAATAATCCCATGTCTCTTAACCACAAGTTAGTACTTAGAAGACATCAAGGCCTCAAGGGGGTGATAAAGGCtaactattttatttactattacTATTCTTATCATTCTTTGCTAATGAACATAGCAAACATCATAGAAATCCAGTTCTTAATGTGAATGCAAAAAGAACCATGGGGAAAGTATCAGAGCTATTCTCCTTTTACCTAGTTTTCTTTGGTACATTTAACAAACAGTACAAACGCATAACCAAAAACAACTCAATCCAACCACCGGATTCAGAATTTTTTTCGCAGAGAGCAGATCTGACTTTTAGGTGAAACCTCGTCAAAGCTCAAACGAACGGATACAGTAACAGATTAACAATGCCgataaaatacataataataataataataataataataataataataataataataataataataataataataataatataaactggaagattttgaatggaaaaggagaaacctGAGGCGAGGAAGATGAAGGGGTGGAAGAAGTAGAAAAGAGGTTGTAAATCTTGTCCGAGACTTTTTCTTTGAGAGAATgcatggtgatggtgatggtgatgacGAAGATGAATATGGTGAATAAGATCACACAcgattcaataaattaattaaataaataaataaaataaaatgtttgtgAATAAGGGTTTGAACTTTGAGGGAAGAAAGGGGAAGTGAGAGACAGGCGTCCCACCGGCGTGAATAAGGGATTACTAATGTAAATGTAAATGCTGTTAGGGTTTGTTTGGGtgcaattttcacaaaatattttttaatgatatttttttttttaaaaatttataaaaataaaaataatttgtttaaatattttatgtaaaaaatttttttatttattaatcatatttaNNNNNNNNNNNNNNNNNNNNNNNNNNNNNNNNNNNNNNNNNNNNNNNNNNNNNNNNNNCAAATacactataaaataaaaaaaaagatattttttattgatttaataaTACCGACACAAGCACTTAACATTCTTTCATATTTTTCCTCATACAATTATTACCTACTTATTACCTATTTACTCAGATACTCTACTTATTCCAATTCAcatgaacaaaaatatttaagtaaTTAGTAATTATCAATaagtaaacaaataaaattgcatttcaataattttaatgttgataaaaaaaatttaaattttgttattaacaaaaatatccttaaataatttaaaaataaaagaaaaatctctaaaatattttttttaagtggcaaacaatttttatatttgacagACTGCTTATGTATTTGATtcagaatttaataaaaatatttagataactatttaaaaaatacacacaaaaaatcaaataaaattttgatttctatattttttattttttaaaagtattattagttattgaccaaaaaatcacaaaaagatATATACCTAGCGAAAAATCActaaatttaaagaataaaaatatctcatttttgtaatcatgcttgcaaaaaattacatcaaaattcaatttttaaaatttttttgagaatacatatttaatattgaacatttttgttgcatttttatattatttgagggtatttttgtcaacaataaaattattcagGTACATTTTTGTGGTTTACTCTTACCGAAATTCTTAAAATCAGACACTTTAGTCTTTTAGGTTTTAAatacttaaaataatttttaacgtTTATTTATGTTAGACAACGCAATCTCTCTTCGTTAGTCAACTAGGACGTGAAATCTTAACTAACGCTCCTAATCATTAAGTATCTACGTATGCAAACTGGACTAATAAAACTCTAGAATGAAATATGTAACatctaaaatttttgaaattaaataattagttatttatgagttattatattatattgagattttatttttaaaaaaattatttttaataaaaataattaaataaaattttataattattgaaaatttaatttaattataacttattctattaatttaaattatctaaaagCATGACACATACTTTCTTTCATTGATTAGCTATGACACCTAATAAGATTTACATACTTTACGGCGGTTTTTGGAGCCGTTTTACGGTGGGTTTGAACTGTCGCAAAACATTTTACGGCAGTTAATTAACCACCAAAAGATGAGACACGGGCAAACGGTTAGCGGCGGTTTTTTTCAACCGCTGGAATAACCTCCGCGAAATGTGAATTAGTTTTGTGGCGGTTATTACCCGTTGTCATAAGAGAGTCAAAAATGATATTTCTAATTTTGCAGCAGTTTTCAACTGCCGCTAAATGTCaataatttgaaaagaaagCCGTTTTGTGGCGGGTGATAACCGCCGCTATATCAGAAAAATGAACAATATGATTGTTTTGCGGTTTCCTATTAAAATTTcaggttttttattattttgcctCTTTTAAAAACGTCTGTttattaaactttaatttttaaatttttaattaatttaaaaaaattgtaaccaAGTAAAACAACCAAATAACATAACAaaccaaattatatatatacaaacatAACATATATAATGAGATTGTCATAACATCATCCAAAATAAAGTAAGAATGCTTAACTTAAAGAAAATAAGCATAAATCACTAAACCAACTTAAATGCAAAAGTATCTAAGAACATttattgaaattcaaaatttctgtTGCGGGTCGTGATTGCCAGATGAAGATGGCCCCGCGCGTGACGAGTCCAGTATACTGCCCATAAAAGCCAGCTCTGCAGCAACCTCGGTTGGCAAATTGCCTCCTTGCTGTTGGACTAGATATCCCAAGATCTTATGTATCGACTGTCTCTTTGCCTACTCTTCTTCTAGCTTAGCCGTCAATTCTGCAATTCTCCTCTCATACTCTTCATTGGGCTCTGCAGAACCCGACAGTTGTCCAGCAACATTACTAAAGACTTGGGTGGGACATGGTCCGGCACCTAAGGCATGAACTCGTCCTGGGTGCTCCTTTCTAAGAACTTGTGCTAGCAAATCATTTTGTGAAAGGTGCTTAGAGGATTCATCCTGCCTCTCAACATTCGCAATTGCTTCCTATAAATATACAATACATTGGAAAGCATGAGTTAACAGTAGCACGATATATACAGTAagctaaatttaaaattttcagacATGACTTACACTAACAACACGCGCATCAGAATGGATATACGAGCCATTTTTTTCTTATGAGTCATAATAAACAACTCTCCTCTACCAACgggccttccttgctctttCTCCTATATCATTGATATCAACACAATTATATAAACAACAATAACATATTCAGGAAGATTAATCAAAATCTTAATGCAAATAATTACTTATTACCACTTcgtcttttttttcttgccaATGTTTCGGAGCCCCCAGTATGTGTGTAAAGTTGCTTGCTCCGATTTAAAGCGTTTTGTTTACACTTTTTTATGAACAAATAACAGAACAAATATAAATGAGAAAGACATGTTGAATATAAAACGTAACGGGTGTaaaatatatacacatatatgtTTTGTGGAAATAATAAAGAATACCAAGGCTTACCTTTGTTTTTTCCTTCTGGCAATAGTTAAGGAACCGTTTCCATTCATtttcttctattcctttttgGCAATGCTCAAGATTTTCCTCATAAGTCCTTGTTTCTTTGTAACACTTATGATACAAGTTGTGCCTTGTATCCTTCCAGTTCTTTCCTATCCTCTTCATAATTCCGCGCTTTATTTTTCCTCCGGCATCGTCCTCATAGTGAAAGACTCGCTGCAATTAGTTGACATTGTCATTAACCAAGACTAACTAACAAGCATAAGACTGATAATTTGAAGAATATCCACAACCATTATAggctaatttaaattgataaagtATGACACTCAAATCCAGTACAAGCAGTCGCAATTACGTATAAAATAGAAGTGCTGAAATAAACATGTGAAAAacgaaatttgaaaattttatcaaCCATATAATTTACCTATGCAAAAGATCTTacaaaaaaaacagaaaactaaaattgcttaaaTTATTGAAGCTTAAAGATGAACCTTGATCATGTTGTATACATGTTCTTTCTTAACTTTGTTCACATGCTTCCAACTATCTGCATATATGGGGAACTAGGAATAATCTGCACCCAAACTCCCTAAGAAACTATTGAATAATCCAGCTGCCTGACTAATCGATTGCAGCTCTTTGTTAAATGGGAGTACTATCTTTGTATTGGAAGAAACTACTAGAAATAGGGTTTTTTCGGACAAATTTTGAGacgaaattaaaataaatttcaaacaaattaGAGACAAATTTTTTCTATCAAACAAAATTGGGACGAATTTTTTTTGTCCCAAAAAGCCTTGTTGCTAATTTACATTTTGTCTGAAATTTTGTccgaattttttttcaaacgaTTTTGTGACAGATTTCGAATAGGCATTTATCTGCTAGATTTCTAACTATTATGATGTATTTTAGACGAATTTTAGACAGATTAGCCAACATAAAGACAACGTATTTCAGACAAatttcaaacataaaaaattctttttagacaaatttcaaacaaaaaatatactttatttcAGACAAATTTCTAacaaatttagttaaatattacaaatttttttctaacaaattttagacaaatcaaatatttcttttcaattaaatttcagacaaatttaatttaaaagaatttacgtatttgaaacaaatttcatacaaaacaaaaaattatttttgcacaaattttctacaaatttaatataataattcaaacaattttcatacaaaataatttgctatttaatatataaatattttagaaaaaaatgtaTTCGATTTGCTTTCTATTAAGACCATCATAatcatttttttcatattacatCATCAAAATTATAAACACATAATAAAGTCATGAAAAAGCCAATTACCAtaaaagagttaaaaaaatatttattattaaaatacttaTCCATAAATgtaatcaaaccaaaataaaaaaacaattaaactaaaacaaaaaaagcctTTAAAAAGGTCAAATATCATGAATAAAATCAAATGTACTAACTAATTCACCTAAAAATTCCTTAAtctaaataagaaaaaacataTACTCTAGATATCAATCACTCATGttatcatcctcatcatcactAGACCTGTCCCAAGCTCATCATCCGTAAGAACAGACATGGTTGAAGGAAGTGGGAGATTCAACTTTTTATACAAAGCATGAAGTGTCTTTTCAGTAGAACTAATTATTTTCTGTTGAGCTTTTAGTTGACGTCCTTAATCCTTTAACTTATGCTCAGCATCATTCAACTTAACATTTTGCTCTTCATTGATCATTTATTGCTCCTTTGCCTTTTCTTTCCACATGTGAAGTTCTTGCTCAATATTAAGATTGTCTTTGGATGTCTCTGAGCAATTTCTGGAATCCAACTTTGAAGAGAGATCTAAACTAAAAGAACCTAAACCAAAAGCagctttctttttttcctttgtcaCAACTTTGTTCCAAATAGTGTAATCATCTGGTATATCTAGGCTTTCCTTAGATGCCTCAACATTTCCCTCATTATCCAAGGATAAAGCTACTTGAGAAAGTTCTGTCTTTCGCTTTTTGAATTCACCCTACAAAACTAATTCATTTTAATCACAACTAATTATGCCATGAACAAATACTAATATAtagtgaaaattatttttgaaaacgaCAAAAAAAGAACAAACTAGCATCACATACAATGACTTTTTCAGATCTTTCATCAATCCAACTTTTGTCCTTTTTGGTGTTGCATTTAGTGTAAACCTCCTCTAGAGAAGGTTTTACTCCCGTAGCTTTCTCCTATAATATAATAGTTTTAATCGATAGgaaagataaaagaataagaaaatattgCACATAATAAGAATAAGactaaaattaaactatttttatcTTACCATTCTGCATGCATGTTCACCCACAGATATGGAACCACCAGTATGCATGAAACTTCCAGCATTTGATGCTCGATTCACAGTATTTGCTGCTGACCAGTTCTTAAAATGCGGATCTGTAGCCCAATAATGTAATAGTTGACGCCAAACGGGTTCAGGATTATATTTTGGTACATT encodes the following:
- the LOC107466424 gene encoding LOW QUALITY PROTEIN: uncharacterized protein LOC107466424 (The sequence of the model RefSeq protein was modified relative to this genomic sequence to represent the inferred CDS: substituted 1 base at 1 genomic stop codon), translated to MHSLKEKVSDKIYNLFSTSSTPSSSSPQASTYDKEDKSWSSYFSHVIPSFRFGGSTTSKHQDDLKHVQSISARYDQENFRYQDIPMDEYADCNALNTPDLVKDETDEDPTSRRSSSSSEDFAEAKEQQTPIASKEHPLKLTEDSTFISYDLYEFFESCIPNCLVHXVVLCHTLKHGTSLRTLIRKSAELSGPGLLIVGDRQGAVFGGLLDCPLKPTAKRKYQGTNQTFVFTTIYGEPRLFRPTGANRYYYMCLNDLLALGGGGNYALCLHEDLLTGTSGTCDTFGNKCLAHNPEFELKDVELWGFTHDSPRP
- the LOC110275752 gene encoding uncharacterized protein LOC110275752 — translated: MSVLTDDELGTDSWKHVNKVKKEHVYNMIKRVFHYEDDAGGKIKRGIMKRIGKNWKDTRHNLYHKCYKETRTYEENLEHCQKGIEENEWKRFLNYCQKEKTKEAIANVERQDESSKHLSQNDLLAQVLRKEHPGRVHALGAGPCPTQVFSNVAGQLSGSAEPNEEYERRIAELTAKLEEE